One segment of Synechococcus sp. A15-24 DNA contains the following:
- a CDS encoding asparaginase, with the protein MTLSSGFSGTSRSGTAPLEVTLKRGCIAESVHRVHAVVCDGRGRVLMSAGEAGLQTFIRSALKPFQALPFLSSGAAAAMDAGERGLAISCASHSGSHGHAREAFKLLWKAELEASHLQCPVPSGAESPLQHNCSGKHAAFLATSRKMAWPLDSYLQSDHPLQVEINRRVAELLGLPAEELVAARDDCGAPTLRLQLAQMALLYAHLGASRHAELEQISRAMLAHPDLIAGDGRFDTELMRRSHGQVLSKGGAEGVQCLSRVGEGLGVAIKVEDGSRRAKQAVALHLLRQLEWLTPLGLEELEDQVLIVNPGVSLEVQGALKFQQS; encoded by the coding sequence ATGACCCTTTCCTCGGGATTCAGCGGCACCTCCCGCTCCGGTACGGCGCCATTGGAGGTCACCTTGAAGCGAGGCTGCATCGCCGAATCCGTTCATCGGGTGCATGCGGTGGTTTGTGATGGCCGTGGCCGTGTGCTGATGTCGGCCGGCGAGGCCGGCTTGCAGACCTTCATTCGATCGGCTCTGAAACCCTTTCAGGCGCTGCCATTCCTCAGCAGTGGTGCTGCGGCAGCGATGGATGCGGGTGAACGTGGTCTGGCCATCAGCTGTGCGTCCCATTCGGGGAGTCACGGCCATGCCCGGGAAGCCTTCAAGTTGCTCTGGAAGGCCGAATTGGAGGCGAGCCATCTGCAGTGCCCCGTGCCCTCGGGGGCGGAGAGTCCGCTTCAGCACAACTGCTCTGGAAAGCATGCGGCGTTTCTGGCCACCAGTCGGAAGATGGCCTGGCCCTTGGACAGCTATCTGCAGAGCGATCACCCCCTTCAGGTGGAGATCAACAGACGTGTGGCCGAGCTGCTGGGTTTGCCTGCCGAGGAGCTGGTGGCAGCGAGGGATGACTGTGGCGCCCCAACGCTGCGGCTGCAGTTGGCCCAGATGGCCTTGCTCTATGCCCATCTGGGTGCGTCACGCCATGCGGAACTGGAGCAGATCAGCCGGGCAATGCTGGCCCATCCGGATCTGATTGCAGGGGACGGTCGATTCGATACGGAGCTGATGCGCCGTAGCCACGGCCAGGTGCTGTCCAAAGGTGGAGCTGAGGGGGTCCAGTGTCTGAGCCGCGTCGGGGAGGGGCTTGGGGTTGCCATCAAGGTGGAAGACGGCTCCCGTCGTGCCAAACAGGCCGTCGCCCTTCATCTTCTACGGCAGCTGGAGTGGTTGACACCGCTTGGGCTCGAAGAGCTCGAGGATCAGGTCCTGATCGTCAACCCAGGCGTCAGCCTGGAGGTGCAGGGGGCCTTGAAGTTTCAGCAAAGCTGA
- a CDS encoding GMC family oxidoreductase: protein MSTASQNVPINESWDAIVVGSGACGGVAALTLADGGARVLLIDAGPDLTPKAALGSEPANAMRRLAGLSSGSHRLQAQHPGYWKANPRLYADERLHPYSHPPDRPFLWTRGLQVGGRSLTWGGITLRLSDEDFIGVEAPDGVTTWPIRAADLEGDYAALERMLGVHGGRDGLPQLPDGETQEPLPFTAAEQRFADAMRDQLALPVIHSRGFGPHQPEQHGPWPRSSSRGSTLPKAMATGRVQLLSGHLLEHLLLDKGSDRATGAVVVDQANGNRRRVVADLVVLCASTIQTLAILLRSQEQGLKDPSERLGTRLMDHVSTSQFFCMPEPSDSPQPPLTGAGSFFLPFGRRLEGAKFRGGYGLWGGIGRFDPPAVLRRRSSTVTGFLIGHGEVIPQASNRVSLSGAVDRWGVAVPHIDCQWSANETAMVAHMRRQMGVCIKAAGGEALPLKDLFRLPLIEPLLQGAVALSDGASPPGYYIHEVGGAAMSADPSQGVADSFNRLWAAPNVLVVDGACWPTSAWQSPTLTMMAITRRACLQALRGRGG from the coding sequence GTGTCTACAGCAAGCCAGAACGTGCCAATCAATGAATCCTGGGATGCCATCGTCGTTGGCTCTGGGGCCTGCGGTGGCGTGGCAGCCCTGACCTTGGCTGACGGTGGTGCTCGGGTCCTGTTGATCGATGCGGGGCCGGATCTGACGCCGAAGGCAGCACTGGGGTCGGAACCCGCCAATGCGATGCGACGGCTGGCGGGGCTCAGCAGCGGCAGCCATCGACTCCAGGCCCAGCATCCCGGCTATTGGAAAGCCAATCCCAGGCTTTATGCCGATGAACGGCTGCACCCCTACAGCCATCCGCCTGACCGGCCGTTCCTCTGGACCCGAGGCCTTCAGGTGGGCGGGCGCAGCCTCACTTGGGGTGGCATCACCCTGCGACTCTCGGATGAGGATTTCATTGGTGTCGAGGCTCCGGATGGGGTGACCACGTGGCCGATTCGTGCCGCCGATCTTGAGGGGGACTACGCCGCGCTGGAGAGGATGCTGGGGGTCCATGGCGGACGTGACGGTCTGCCGCAATTACCCGATGGGGAGACCCAGGAGCCGTTGCCGTTCACGGCAGCTGAACAGCGTTTCGCTGACGCGATGCGCGATCAACTGGCGCTGCCGGTGATTCACTCACGCGGCTTTGGCCCGCATCAACCGGAACAACATGGCCCCTGGCCGCGCTCCAGCAGTCGCGGCAGCACGCTGCCTAAGGCGATGGCGACAGGACGTGTGCAGCTGCTCTCCGGGCATCTGCTGGAGCATCTATTGCTTGACAAGGGCAGCGACCGGGCGACGGGTGCGGTTGTCGTTGATCAGGCCAACGGCAACCGTCGACGTGTCGTTGCCGATCTGGTGGTGCTATGCGCCTCCACCATCCAGACCCTGGCCATCCTGCTGCGCTCTCAGGAGCAGGGCCTGAAGGACCCTTCCGAACGACTTGGCACGCGGCTGATGGATCACGTCTCCACAAGCCAGTTCTTCTGCATGCCAGAGCCGTCGGACTCGCCTCAGCCCCCCCTCACCGGCGCCGGCAGCTTCTTTCTTCCGTTCGGTCGCCGGCTTGAGGGAGCCAAGTTTCGTGGCGGTTATGGCTTGTGGGGAGGGATCGGTCGCTTTGATCCACCGGCGGTGCTGCGGCGCCGCTCCAGCACCGTCACGGGCTTTTTGATCGGTCACGGGGAGGTGATCCCGCAGGCCAGCAATCGGGTCAGCCTCAGCGGTGCGGTGGATCGCTGGGGTGTGGCCGTGCCCCACATCGACTGCCAGTGGAGCGCCAACGAAACCGCGATGGTGGCGCACATGCGACGTCAGATGGGGGTCTGCATCAAAGCGGCTGGTGGTGAGGCTCTCCCCCTGAAAGACCTGTTCCGATTGCCCTTGATCGAACCGCTGTTGCAGGGGGCTGTTGCCTTATCCGATGGCGCCTCTCCGCCGGGGTACTACATCCATGAAGTGGGTGGTGCTGCGATGAGCGCAGATCCCTCTCAGGGCGTGGCCGATTCGTTCAACCGGCTCTGGGCAGCACCAAACGTGCTTGTGGTGGATGGAGCTTGCTGGCCGACGTCTGCCTGGCAGAGCCCGACCCTCACGATGATGGCGATCACGCGACGCGCCTGCCTGCAGGCACTTAGGGGTCGCGGCGGCTGA
- a CDS encoding DUF2811 domain-containing protein: protein MGVAEKSAEAAASYVSMEAEIPEVLYRGMKDFIGEHPHWDQYRVMSSALAHFLFQNGCEDRAVTERYLNDLFSRRDP, encoded by the coding sequence ATGGGCGTTGCAGAGAAATCTGCTGAGGCTGCAGCGTCCTACGTGAGTATGGAGGCGGAGATCCCAGAAGTGCTGTACCGCGGCATGAAGGACTTCATCGGGGAACACCCCCATTGGGATCAATATCGGGTGATGAGTTCAGCGCTGGCCCACTTTCTGTTTCAGAACGGCTGTGAAGATCGTGCGGTCACCGAGCGCTACCTCAACGATCTGTTCAGCCGCCGCGACCCCTAA